A region from the Thermanaeromonas toyohensis ToBE genome encodes:
- the pduL gene encoding phosphate propanoyltransferase — protein sequence MLQGLVTQEKLVILITRAVLAELREQKRLIPVGVSARHLHISREHLDILYGPGYQLRPLRPLMAGEFAAEEVVTLVGPNLRTIENVRILGPERKQTQVELARTDAFRLGIDPPVRQSGDLGGSPGLVVVGPKGAVVLKEGAIIANRHIHMTPQDAYLLGLKDNDYVDVQALGERGAILHQVQVRVHPKFRTEMHIDTDDANAVGLRCGDRVKILIQGSDT from the coding sequence GTGCTCCAAGGCTTAGTAACCCAAGAAAAGCTGGTAATCCTTATCACGCGGGCAGTACTAGCTGAACTGAGGGAACAAAAAAGACTTATACCGGTAGGCGTCTCGGCCCGCCACCTTCATATAAGTCGCGAACACCTAGATATTTTATACGGTCCCGGATACCAACTGCGCCCGCTTAGACCCCTAATGGCTGGCGAATTTGCTGCTGAAGAAGTGGTCACTCTGGTGGGGCCCAACTTGCGTACCATAGAAAACGTGCGCATCCTGGGTCCGGAAAGAAAACAAACTCAAGTAGAACTAGCCCGGACTGATGCCTTCCGCCTAGGTATTGATCCTCCAGTAAGGCAATCTGGGGATCTAGGCGGCTCTCCAGGCCTGGTGGTAGTAGGCCCTAAAGGAGCAGTAGTGCTAAAAGAAGGGGCCATCATCGCGAACCGTCATATTCACATGACCCCCCAAGACGCCTACCTTCTGGGCTTAAAAGATAACGACTATGTAGATGTGCAAGCCCTAGGGGAGCGGGGTGCTATCTTGCACCAGGTACAAGTGCGCGTGCACCCCAAGTTCCGTACCGAAATGCACATCGACACTGATGACGCCAATGCAGTTGGTTTGCGCTGCGGCGATAGGGTAAAAATACTAATCCAGGGGTCGGATACTTGA
- a CDS encoding sugar ABC transporter ATP-binding protein: MSVLQARNITKIYPGTVALDNVSISFESGKVHALVGKNGSGKSTLVKIFSGAVEPTRGEILIDGTPIKFSDPAEAFLKGIATVYQELSLVPGLTVAENIFMGRLPTKGRFVDWKKTYAMAKELLEEMKVDIPPQEIVYNLSMWQRQMVEIVKAMSFKPKVLLLDEPTSALSYNETQSLFKMVKELKKKDVIIIYVSHRLQELWEIADTCTVLRDGKLIGTISMESATHEQIIKMMFGDVKIYTRPSDLQISDEIVLEVKDLTRKNYFENISFKLKKGEILGIAGMLGSGRTELLKSIFGADPIDNGEIILNGKHISKPDPIKMKKEGLVLSPEDRKNEGLNLMGSIRDNLCLASLDLIASGPFIKPELENNFANRQVKDLEIKVADITHPVSSLSGGNQQKVVVGKWLNTDPQIILFDEPSRGIDVNAKQQIFKIIWDLSRKGVSSIIVSSELEELLEICHRILIMRQGHIIGEVKPEETNIEQLYSLCMGVGRIEARNTNSK; this comes from the coding sequence ATGAGCGTTTTACAGGCACGTAACATCACAAAAATATATCCTGGCACCGTAGCCTTAGATAACGTATCCATATCTTTTGAAAGCGGTAAAGTCCACGCATTGGTAGGTAAAAATGGTTCCGGAAAATCCACCTTAGTAAAGATATTTTCTGGAGCGGTAGAGCCCACCAGGGGTGAAATTTTGATAGATGGTACCCCCATTAAATTTAGTGATCCGGCGGAAGCTTTTTTAAAGGGTATAGCCACCGTATATCAAGAGCTTAGCCTCGTACCAGGCCTTACAGTAGCAGAAAACATCTTTATGGGAAGATTGCCTACGAAAGGGAGATTTGTAGATTGGAAGAAGACTTATGCCATGGCTAAAGAACTCCTTGAAGAAATGAAAGTAGATATTCCCCCGCAAGAAATAGTCTATAATCTAAGTATGTGGCAGCGGCAGATGGTAGAGATAGTAAAAGCTATGAGCTTTAAACCCAAAGTATTACTATTGGATGAACCTACATCGGCTTTATCTTATAATGAGACCCAATCTCTCTTTAAAATGGTAAAAGAACTTAAGAAAAAAGATGTCATTATAATCTATGTTTCCCACCGTCTCCAAGAGCTTTGGGAGATAGCTGACACATGCACGGTCTTAAGAGACGGGAAACTAATAGGCACCATATCTATGGAAAGTGCCACCCATGAGCAAATAATAAAAATGATGTTTGGCGACGTTAAAATATACACCAGGCCTTCTGATCTCCAAATATCTGATGAAATAGTATTAGAAGTAAAAGACCTAACTCGTAAGAACTATTTTGAAAACATATCTTTTAAGCTGAAAAAAGGAGAAATACTGGGAATAGCTGGGATGTTGGGCTCCGGAAGGACGGAACTTTTAAAATCTATTTTTGGAGCCGATCCCATAGATAACGGTGAGATAATATTAAACGGTAAACACATAAGCAAACCTGATCCTATAAAAATGAAAAAAGAAGGTCTTGTGTTGAGCCCGGAAGACAGAAAAAACGAAGGGTTAAACCTGATGGGTTCAATAAGAGACAATTTATGTCTCGCAAGTCTTGATTTAATAGCCAGTGGCCCCTTCATAAAACCTGAATTAGAAAATAACTTTGCAAATCGACAAGTAAAAGACCTTGAAATAAAGGTAGCGGATATAACCCATCCAGTATCCTCCCTTTCAGGAGGGAATCAGCAAAAAGTAGTAGTGGGTAAGTGGTTAAATACAGATCCCCAAATAATATTGTTCGATGAACCTTCCCGGGGCATCGATGTAAATGCCAAACAACAAATATTTAAGATAATCTGGGACCTGTCAAGAAAGGGTGTATCCAGTATCATAGTATCATCGGAACTAGAAGAACTTTTAGAGATATGCCACAGAATACTCATTATGAGGCAAGGACATATCATAGGAGAAGTAAAGCCGGAAGAAACGAACATAGAACAGCTATATTCACTGTGCATGGGAGTGGGAAGAATTGAAGCTCGAAATACGAACAGCAAATAA
- a CDS encoding substrate-binding domain-containing protein has product MKNILAWAIVAVLALSLVACGGPKSEGTKTEGSSKPTKIIVAGVVFQEDQFMKLLQKGYQDAAKAAGVECLLANTNNDQAKETELINTYVAQKVSGIAIAPLSNTTSVETLKRASEQGVKIAVSNTNLTNAPFIVGGYTSDQKELGRRTGQEAAKFIQEKLGGKAKIAILQFKSLLPEQSGDRTSGFLEEVKKLPGVEIVADQDAWLQDKAIQVAGDIITAHPDVNIIWAANEGGTIGATMAVKNAGKAGKIFTFGTDASEQIVAMLKDPANILQAVTGQDPYTMGYKTMETLIKAIKGEDVSSTQGKCIPVPGVVLSRSNPDGIAKFEADLKAKMGK; this is encoded by the coding sequence GTGAAAAACATTTTGGCATGGGCAATTGTAGCAGTTTTAGCTCTATCGTTAGTGGCATGTGGAGGCCCGAAAAGTGAGGGAACAAAAACCGAAGGTTCATCTAAGCCTACAAAGATAATAGTTGCCGGTGTCGTATTCCAGGAAGACCAGTTCATGAAGTTGCTACAGAAAGGTTACCAGGATGCGGCCAAGGCAGCGGGAGTAGAATGCTTACTAGCTAATACCAATAATGACCAGGCTAAAGAGACAGAGTTAATCAATACCTATGTTGCCCAGAAAGTCAGCGGTATTGCCATAGCTCCCTTGAGCAATACTACTTCGGTGGAGACGCTTAAAAGGGCCTCTGAGCAAGGAGTAAAGATTGCTGTATCTAATACAAACTTAACAAACGCTCCCTTTATTGTAGGCGGCTATACTTCTGACCAGAAGGAACTTGGTAGGCGCACAGGTCAGGAAGCTGCTAAGTTTATCCAAGAAAAACTAGGCGGAAAAGCTAAAATAGCTATTCTCCAATTTAAATCGCTTCTTCCTGAGCAGAGCGGCGACCGCACCAGTGGCTTCCTAGAAGAAGTCAAGAAGCTACCCGGTGTAGAAATTGTGGCGGATCAAGATGCATGGCTGCAGGATAAAGCGATACAGGTAGCAGGAGATATCATCACCGCTCATCCCGATGTTAACATCATCTGGGCTGCAAATGAAGGCGGTACGATAGGCGCTACTATGGCAGTCAAAAATGCAGGTAAAGCTGGCAAAATATTTACTTTTGGAACAGATGCCAGTGAGCAGATAGTTGCTATGTTAAAAGATCCCGCTAACATACTGCAAGCTGTAACAGGCCAAGACCCGTATACTATGGGTTACAAAACCATGGAGACTCTCATAAAAGCTATTAAGGGTGAAGATGTAAGTAGTACTCAAGGGAAATGTATTCCAGTTCCTGGTGTAGTTTTAAGCCGTTCAAATCCCGACGGTATAGCTAAATTTGAAGCCGATCTAAAAGCAAAAATGGGCAAATAA
- a CDS encoding class II fructose-bisphosphate aldolase, producing the protein MPIVTLKEILQDAFQNRYAVGAFNVINVEMLDAILSAAIEEQAPIILAYAPIHKQYISLETIAPLMLKAAREAPVPVAVHLDHGQEFADLIKAMHYGFTSVMFDGSTLPYEENVYRTQEIVKIARVLGVSVEAELGHVGGAEGGAGGIEDPAACYTDVEQAADFVARTGIDALAVAIGTVHGIYRFPPKLDFARLKAIKERVNIPLVLHGGSGLSEEDFRQCIARGIAKINIFTDMSQAAVGTLKETLCTCNRPSCDPSCADTCLIQRESLPAPGAGDIEMLVQRVVARVLQELNLKSAHRQPTTWSYPELVLAARESIKAEVKKKIRIFGSSGKASKTNLT; encoded by the coding sequence ATGCCGATAGTAACTCTAAAGGAAATTCTACAAGATGCTTTTCAAAATCGCTACGCAGTAGGAGCTTTCAACGTAATCAACGTAGAAATGCTAGACGCTATCTTAAGTGCAGCTATAGAAGAGCAAGCTCCCATAATTTTAGCCTATGCACCCATACACAAACAATATATCAGCCTGGAGACCATAGCACCCCTCATGCTTAAGGCCGCGCGGGAGGCGCCTGTACCGGTGGCCGTCCACCTCGATCACGGCCAAGAATTTGCCGACTTGATCAAAGCTATGCATTATGGCTTTACCTCTGTGATGTTCGATGGTTCTACCCTGCCTTATGAAGAAAACGTATACCGTACCCAAGAAATAGTAAAAATAGCCCGGGTTTTAGGTGTCTCCGTAGAGGCGGAACTAGGGCATGTAGGAGGTGCAGAAGGTGGAGCGGGTGGGATCGAAGACCCGGCAGCCTGTTATACAGACGTAGAACAAGCCGCTGACTTTGTAGCTCGGACTGGAATAGATGCCCTAGCTGTAGCTATAGGAACCGTGCATGGTATTTACCGCTTTCCACCCAAGCTAGACTTTGCACGGCTTAAAGCCATAAAAGAGCGGGTAAATATACCTCTGGTACTGCACGGCGGCTCAGGTTTAAGCGAAGAAGACTTCCGTCAGTGCATAGCCCGGGGCATTGCCAAGATTAACATTTTCACCGACATGTCCCAAGCTGCGGTAGGGACCCTGAAGGAAACCCTGTGTACTTGTAACAGACCTAGCTGTGACCCTTCCTGCGCTGACACCTGCCTGATACAGCGGGAATCCCTTCCTGCTCCCGGTGCCGGTGATATAGAAATGTTGGTTCAGCGGGTAGTGGCTCGGGTGTTACAAGAGCTAAACCTAAAATCAGCCCACAGGCAGCCAACTACCTGGAGCTACCCAGAGCTAGTACTTGCCGCTCGGGAAAGCATAAAAGCCGAAGTAAAGAAAAAAATCCGCATCTTTGGCAGTAGCGGTAAGGCTTCAAAAACAAACCTAACCTAA
- a CDS encoding EutN/CcmL family microcompartment protein, which produces MLIGKIVGTVVSTRKHKELTGLKLLIVRPLNTRSPHQDLVAVDNIGAGVGEIVLVVLGNSARLAIGNPQAPVDAAIVGIVDQ; this is translated from the coding sequence ATGCTCATAGGCAAAATAGTAGGCACCGTAGTTTCCACCCGCAAACATAAAGAACTCACAGGTCTAAAGCTTCTAATAGTTAGGCCACTTAATACCCGTTCGCCGCATCAAGATCTAGTCGCTGTGGATAACATCGGCGCCGGGGTAGGGGAGATAGTACTGGTGGTTCTGGGTAATAGCGCCCGGCTGGCCATAGGCAACCCCCAAGCTCCGGTAGATGCTGCCATAGTAGGGATTGTAGACCAGTAG
- a CDS encoding uroporphyrinogen decarboxylase family protein: protein MREMTPLERCLATLRFEIPDRVPVVPQAFMVACATAGYKIGEINKSGKLMAETHLICQAKYGYDGVVIDIDDATLAEACGAKVIWRENDVAIVDEEQPVLKDLRQIEDLPLPDPYSSGRLPEWLEATRILREKIGDHVFIMGRADQGPFDLACLLRGTQQFMIDLVTAPPELIWKVLDWCRKAGTLFAKAQKDAGAHATSIGDSFAGPNLISPAMYRQFALEHEITMTKEVQDYGIPFSIHICGNTTAILEDMASTGAHILELDWQVDMGYAKKVVGNRAVLMGNINPSDPLVWGTPEEVEAQAKNIIEATGGIGLFLSSGCAMGYNTPEENMWALVNAAEKYGTYEQLMELQVKRSKA, encoded by the coding sequence ATGCGCGAAATGACTCCCCTTGAACGCTGCCTGGCTACTCTCCGGTTTGAGATTCCAGACCGAGTGCCAGTAGTTCCTCAAGCCTTTATGGTGGCCTGCGCCACGGCAGGATATAAAATTGGAGAGATTAATAAAAGCGGCAAACTTATGGCTGAAACCCACCTTATTTGCCAGGCTAAATATGGCTATGATGGCGTTGTTATTGATATTGATGATGCTACTTTGGCTGAAGCATGTGGTGCTAAGGTAATCTGGAGGGAGAATGATGTAGCTATTGTAGATGAAGAACAGCCAGTATTAAAAGATTTACGGCAGATCGAAGATTTGCCATTGCCTGATCCATATAGTTCTGGTCGCTTGCCGGAATGGTTAGAGGCTACTCGCATCTTAAGAGAGAAAATTGGTGATCATGTATTTATTATGGGTAGAGCTGACCAAGGACCATTCGACTTAGCCTGTTTACTGCGCGGCACTCAACAATTCATGATTGATCTAGTGACTGCGCCGCCGGAATTAATTTGGAAGGTTCTAGATTGGTGTAGGAAGGCTGGTACCCTTTTTGCCAAAGCCCAAAAGGATGCGGGAGCTCATGCTACCTCAATCGGTGATTCCTTTGCCGGGCCAAACTTGATTTCACCAGCAATGTATCGCCAATTTGCTCTCGAACATGAAATTACCATGACTAAAGAAGTACAGGACTATGGTATCCCTTTCTCCATTCACATCTGTGGTAATACCACGGCTATTTTAGAAGATATGGCCAGTACTGGAGCACATATTTTGGAGCTTGACTGGCAAGTAGATATGGGCTATGCCAAGAAAGTTGTTGGGAACAGGGCAGTATTAATGGGGAACATTAACCCTAGCGATCCTTTGGTATGGGGTACGCCGGAAGAGGTCGAGGCTCAAGCTAAAAATATTATTGAAGCTACGGGAGGTATTGGGCTTTTCTTAAGTTCTGGCTGTGCTATGGGTTATAACACGCCCGAAGAAAACATGTGGGCCCTGGTTAATGCGGCCGAAAAGTATGGTACCTATGAACAATTGATGGAATTGCAAGTGAAAAGGAGTAAGGCATAA
- a CDS encoding ABC transporter permease — protein MKLEIRTANNGIRMIINKYTLECILLVISIAIALMTPGFLTPSNLLNILRNISLQGVIAFGMTMVIIAGEIDLSIGSTVALTGVIIALTSGSLAKAGIMPMETGVIVGIVLAFVLAALIGLFNGWLLTTFKIPSFIITLAMLNALYGITAIISKGFPVTTLPRWYNMLGAGHIFSIPIPAIILVIVFIIISVIMNRTKFGRAVYAVGGNPEAARLSGINVRRVKITVMIAVQVLAALSGMLVSSQVMAGSSTFGRGWELNVIASVIIGGASLFGGIGKVWGTFIGLAFLGVLINGMTLLNINEYVQYVVRGLLILAAVLINTMQTQPKQ, from the coding sequence TTGAAGCTCGAAATACGAACAGCAAATAATGGTATAAGAATGATAATAAATAAGTACACGCTGGAATGTATTCTCTTAGTAATAAGTATAGCCATAGCTCTTATGACACCGGGATTTTTGACCCCTAGCAACTTACTTAATATCTTGAGAAACATATCCTTACAAGGAGTTATAGCTTTTGGCATGACCATGGTAATTATAGCCGGAGAGATAGACCTATCTATAGGCTCCACCGTAGCCTTGACTGGTGTCATTATAGCCCTTACCTCAGGTAGCCTTGCAAAGGCCGGTATAATGCCTATGGAGACAGGAGTTATTGTAGGGATAGTCCTCGCATTTGTTCTAGCTGCATTAATAGGACTTTTTAATGGATGGCTCTTGACTACTTTTAAAATACCCTCGTTCATTATTACCCTGGCAATGCTGAATGCCTTGTATGGTATAACGGCGATTATATCCAAAGGATTTCCTGTTACCACACTTCCCAGATGGTATAACATGCTGGGAGCGGGCCACATATTTTCCATACCCATACCTGCCATTATACTAGTTATAGTATTTATAATAATATCCGTTATAATGAACAGAACAAAATTTGGGAGAGCAGTTTATGCAGTAGGTGGTAATCCCGAAGCCGCTCGCCTTTCAGGCATAAATGTGCGAAGGGTTAAAATTACAGTTATGATAGCTGTACAGGTCCTGGCAGCCCTTTCTGGTATGTTAGTATCATCTCAGGTGATGGCGGGTTCCTCTACCTTTGGCAGAGGTTGGGAGCTAAATGTCATCGCATCGGTCATTATCGGTGGTGCTAGCCTATTCGGCGGCATAGGCAAAGTATGGGGTACCTTCATAGGTCTTGCATTTCTAGGTGTATTAATAAACGGTATGACCCTGCTCAATATCAATGAATACGTACAATACGTAGTAAGAGGTTTATTGATACTAGCAGCGGTGCTCATAAATACCATGCAAACACAGCCCAAACAGTAG
- a CDS encoding aldehyde dehydrogenase has translation MLLEEERLAELVAKVLQNLRPYLNEGPTETQTASWEPRGEEGIFETVEAALKAAQEAQSRLMRLDKGARKAIISSLRQIFLENAERLARLAIEETGLGRYEDKIIKNKNAALLTPGLEDLEQKVDAGEAGMILTERGPFGLILSIEPVTNPIASPVNHGLAMIAAGNAVFFAPHPRAVRCCQEVVRLFNEGIRRAGGPANLAVTCRTANLDNVRQALASPLVNLVVATGGQALVEVALSSGKKCIAGGPGNPPVIVDETADLELAAKNITLGASFDNNLLCIAEKEVFVVESVAEAFLEAMGRQSNYLASRQEMESLTKLLVVEGRINSRFIGQNPSKILREIGVKVGDEVRLVVIEVPADHPLVFLEQLMPVLPVVKVKDFSTALKLAKEAEHGFRHTAAIYTRDFTRAAAMARVMETTLLAVNVPTYVGLGGEGIGKPTMTVAGPTGEGITTPRTYTRERNIVFGGHLTII, from the coding sequence ATGTTATTAGAAGAAGAACGCCTGGCCGAATTGGTAGCTAAGGTTCTGCAAAATCTTAGACCCTATTTGAACGAAGGTCCGACGGAAACACAAACTGCCTCCTGGGAACCTCGGGGAGAAGAGGGCATCTTTGAGACTGTGGAGGCTGCCCTCAAGGCAGCCCAAGAAGCCCAGTCGAGGCTTATGAGATTAGACAAAGGGGCCAGGAAGGCTATTATATCTTCCTTGCGCCAGATTTTCCTGGAAAATGCTGAAAGGCTTGCCCGATTAGCTATAGAAGAGACAGGCCTGGGTCGGTACGAAGATAAAATAATCAAGAACAAAAATGCTGCTCTTCTTACCCCTGGGCTGGAAGACCTGGAACAAAAAGTAGATGCCGGCGAAGCGGGGATGATTTTGACCGAACGAGGGCCCTTTGGTTTGATACTTTCCATCGAGCCGGTTACTAACCCTATAGCCTCGCCAGTCAACCATGGCCTAGCCATGATAGCGGCTGGCAACGCCGTATTTTTTGCTCCCCATCCCCGTGCTGTTAGGTGTTGCCAGGAGGTGGTGCGCCTCTTTAACGAAGGTATCAGGAGGGCCGGAGGACCGGCTAACCTGGCTGTAACCTGTCGTACAGCTAATTTGGATAACGTACGGCAAGCCCTAGCTTCACCTTTGGTTAACTTGGTAGTAGCCACTGGCGGTCAAGCCCTAGTGGAGGTGGCCTTATCTAGTGGTAAAAAATGTATCGCTGGTGGGCCGGGCAATCCGCCTGTCATCGTGGATGAGACGGCGGACCTGGAGCTAGCGGCCAAGAATATCACCCTAGGGGCTTCCTTTGATAACAACCTCCTTTGCATCGCTGAGAAAGAAGTTTTTGTAGTCGAAAGCGTAGCTGAAGCCTTCTTGGAAGCTATGGGGCGACAAAGCAATTATCTAGCAAGCAGGCAGGAAATGGAATCTCTTACCAAATTACTGGTAGTTGAAGGTCGCATCAATTCTCGTTTTATCGGCCAAAACCCCTCTAAAATTTTAAGAGAGATTGGTGTAAAGGTGGGGGATGAAGTAAGGCTGGTAGTGATAGAAGTACCGGCCGACCATCCTTTGGTTTTCCTGGAACAACTGATGCCTGTATTGCCGGTAGTAAAAGTAAAAGACTTTTCCACTGCTTTGAAATTAGCTAAAGAAGCAGAACACGGTTTTAGGCACACGGCTGCAATTTACACCCGCGATTTTACCCGAGCTGCCGCCATGGCCCGTGTCATGGAAACCACCTTGCTGGCTGTAAACGTCCCTACTTATGTAGGCCTAGGTGGAGAAGGCATAGGCAAGCCCACCATGACTGTAGCTGGGCCTACAGGCGAAGGTATCACCACCCCCCGGACCTACACCCGTGAGCGTAACATAGTCTTCGGTGGGCATTTAACCATTATTTAA
- a CDS encoding BMC domain-containing protein, with translation MRQALGIIETSGLTAALVAADTAVKAANVTLLGYELTKGRGMVTVRFTGDVGAVTAALEAAVKAASAVKGVHAFHLIPKPHEELDKYLLTPKKDAVD, from the coding sequence ATGCGTCAAGCCCTGGGCATTATAGAGACTAGCGGTCTGACAGCTGCCCTTGTTGCGGCCGACACCGCTGTTAAGGCCGCCAATGTAACCTTATTAGGATATGAACTGACCAAGGGCCGCGGTATGGTAACCGTACGTTTTACTGGCGACGTAGGGGCAGTAACTGCCGCACTAGAGGCAGCAGTAAAAGCTGCTTCCGCAGTAAAAGGGGTTCATGCCTTTCACCTTATCCCTAAGCCCCATGAAGAGCTAGACAAATACCTCCTAACCCCCAAGAAAGACGCTGTAGACTAA
- a CDS encoding BMC domain-containing protein, whose amino-acid sequence MLNGALGMVETKGLTAAIEAADAMVKAASVSLLGLEKIGSGLVTVFVTGDVGAVKAATEVGAQAAQKVGELVAVHVIPRPHADLEKILPARE is encoded by the coding sequence ATGTTAAACGGAGCTTTAGGAATGGTAGAAACCAAAGGCTTAACAGCAGCCATAGAGGCGGCTGATGCCATGGTAAAGGCGGCTAGCGTAAGCCTCCTAGGCCTGGAAAAGATCGGCTCCGGCCTAGTCACCGTCTTCGTAACTGGTGATGTAGGAGCAGTAAAGGCAGCTACTGAAGTAGGAGCTCAGGCTGCCCAGAAAGTAGGCGAGTTAGTAGCAGTCCATGTAATCCCACGGCCCCATGCCGACCTAGAAAAAATACTGCCGGCGAGGGAATAA
- a CDS encoding aldose 1-epimerase family protein — MVWPWGGEISFRRIKRYCGSIKQLAGITRFIYAEGKAAGLEAAEVRTGAGFRFVVLLGRGMDIGLAEYKGIPLAFYSPVGEAHPKYYEPSGLGWLRNFGGGLLVTCGLTQVGTPCEDYGEELGLHGRISNIPAEEVGTGGYWEGEKYVICVQGKVREASAVFGPHLVLKRRIWTYLGEKRLFLEDVVVNEGFTPVPHMLLYHINIGFPVLDEGSELLAPSRRLEPRDEVAAKDLANYRTYQGPTPGFPDTVFYHDLEVDQEGWTQAALVNPRLNMGVYVRYEKKNLPNFIQWKFTNEGNYVAGLEPANCRVEGRVRERERGTLVVLLPGEERCYRLEIGVLASKEEIEIFREGIKVA; from the coding sequence ATGGTATGGCCCTGGGGCGGGGAAATTAGTTTTCGTAGAATAAAACGATATTGTGGTAGCATAAAACAGCTAGCTGGCATTACCCGGTTCATTTATGCTGAAGGCAAGGCTGCTGGCTTGGAAGCTGCTGAAGTGCGGACAGGTGCGGGCTTTCGCTTTGTTGTACTCTTAGGCCGGGGGATGGATATTGGCCTTGCGGAGTACAAGGGGATACCGCTAGCCTTTTATTCGCCGGTAGGGGAGGCCCATCCTAAGTATTATGAGCCTTCTGGGCTAGGATGGCTTAGAAATTTTGGTGGTGGGTTATTAGTAACCTGCGGGCTTACCCAGGTAGGGACGCCCTGTGAAGATTATGGTGAAGAGCTAGGGCTTCACGGCCGTATCTCGAACATACCAGCCGAAGAAGTAGGCACAGGTGGCTACTGGGAAGGTGAAAAATATGTAATCTGCGTGCAAGGTAAAGTTCGTGAGGCCAGCGCCGTTTTCGGACCCCACCTGGTACTCAAGCGCCGTATATGGACCTACTTAGGAGAAAAGCGCCTTTTTTTAGAGGATGTAGTGGTAAACGAAGGGTTCACTCCCGTGCCCCATATGCTTCTTTACCATATTAATATAGGTTTTCCGGTTTTAGACGAGGGGTCCGAACTTCTAGCTCCTAGCCGCCGGCTAGAGCCCAGGGATGAAGTGGCGGCTAAGGACTTGGCTAATTATCGCACTTACCAAGGTCCTACTCCCGGCTTTCCAGATACTGTTTTTTACCACGACCTCGAAGTAGACCAGGAAGGTTGGACTCAAGCAGCTCTGGTTAATCCCAGGTTAAATATGGGAGTATATGTGCGCTACGAGAAGAAAAACCTCCCCAATTTCATCCAGTGGAAATTCACTAACGAGGGGAACTATGTGGCTGGCCTGGAGCCAGCCAACTGCCGGGTGGAGGGCAGGGTACGGGAGAGGGAGCGAGGAACGTTGGTGGTGCTTTTGCCAGGGGAAGAAAGGTGCTACCGGTTGGAAATAGGTGTATTGGCTTCTAAGGAGGAGATAGAAATTTTCCGGGAAGGTATAAAGGTAGCTTGA